From the Geotrypetes seraphini chromosome 8, aGeoSer1.1, whole genome shotgun sequence genome, the window ctgaatcacatcttgactatcttccaaaaattctgttaaatttatttaatttgtaacCAGGTGGTCCACATCCTGgtcggattgtattttcttttgcgggATATAATAATGATTACCAGATTGGGAAAGTTGGAGGTTGTCAGTGTCCCAATAATAGGGAATGGTCAAGATTCATATGAATCAGtaccaattcttagttttcttagTATTTTATCTTAATTGATATAGATGTATGGCACCCCAGtcttgtgggcttgaaaaggaatttttTGTGATATATGTATAATTAATGTAAATCTTTGTGTAAGAATCCTTTTTCTTTGGTATCATTtgatattaaaattataaatttgtataaataaaaataaaaaaaaacaaactgccaGAATCACAAAGCAATGCAAAGGACATAAAACAAGCCTGAAGAGATAGACTCAGGAAGGATGGCATTTGAATTtaaagcagtgtatcacaaactgtgtgctgtggtgagattccaggtgtgccatgaaaGAGAAGAGTCGGTCACTTCCGGCAccagcgccagcacctctcctcctctctgccccctcccccccccaacaatggagggatttccaaaaccaggcaatttttctgggttttggaaggcccctgagctcagggccacatctacagggcctctgaacatgcgtggatgtcgacgtgatgatgacATGCACGTGTGTGTGATGTCACCGGTCGACGTCTGCGCATACTCAGAATCCCTGTAGATGTGGCCCCAAGTCTAGTGTGCCATGGcagaaaaagtttgcgagacgctGATTTAAAGAAACAATAGATATGCAAAGGGGACCGTTGGTGATGTGGAAGGGTAAAAAGGGCAGAGATGGTCTGCAGTGGGGGAATGGCTCTGTGTTTAACTTGCTGTGCTCTGCCGCTCAGTCAGTATTTTAGTACTATGAACAACCAATATGCTagaacagtgtattgcaaactgtgtgctgcggcgagaggcacatcctgtaggctgtCAGCTGgcaacagcacctctcctcctcgctggcgtCTCTTGTCACACCTCTCCTCCATCAGTTACTCCTACCGGTGTAGAAATAGGTTCAAGGCCGCAGCTGGATGGCCTCtacgcatgcacgtgacatcatcatgttgatgtccacacacttctggatgccctccagccatggcACTGAGTTTAATGTGCCGCGGCATCAAAAGGTTTGCAGGACACTGTGCTGGAACTATGAACTAtggagtgaaggagtagcctaatggttggtTAGTGTAATggactgagaacctggggaactgagaTTGATTTATCCAAACTAACAGCACAAAAATAGCTGTAAATATGGAGACACTGGAGGTAaactggagaaaaagcctcagaaccccattgataaaaaaaatctctcctcagactggagagggcagttacttcattggcaaaaaacttcaGTAATTAACAGTCAACAATGTCTCTTACAGTGTCAATAGCATCTCATTTCTCCTTTCTTTATCAGTGTACACTGCCAATGGAACAACAGTATTAAtcttctaaaaagaaaaaaaaaacattatttttatacatttttctttGTCAGTGCACACTTCTAGTGAAACAACATTACTAATCCATTAGAGAATGCTATGGAAAGACTTATCTTCATAAAAAACTActgtcttctctctctccagtggccagcgtttcaccttCCGGTTGCACAGGATAGGGTCAGACCCTATCTGTGATAATAGAGACAGTCGAATGTAGAAAACTTACAAAATCCAATCCCCATCTCAGGACAAACTGGAGTTTGTTTTGCCAAAGAAGTAATTGccctctccagtctgagtagagATTTCTTCCCGACGGGCTCTGagacttttttgttgttgttgtttccaGTTTACCTCCAGTGTTTCCATATTTATAGCTTATTTTGTGTTGTTGATttggataaataaaataaagtgccTTGCACCAGCTTCTTTTCATTTTTATGGATGGAGACACAGAAGTGTGATGATGGGCCTCCAACAGTCTCTATGAAAGCTCATGTGCAGAAGATTTGGGCTCTGAACACTTCACATACTTTATGTGGGATTTAGCTGTATTTTCTATGTACATGGATtgttttacattatattacattagtgatttctattccgccattaccttgcggttcaaggcggattacatgaGTTGTCAGGACATTTGGGAGTACATTAggagttgtctggacattttcagAGGTGCTAAAGGGTAAAGTGGATTGCAAATGGGGCTTGAGATGGATCTTGCTATGTTAATTTGTCTTTATGtaatttttgaatagcagggtttttatttcttttttgatggttttgtagTCTGCGGTTGAGATCAATAAATTGGAGAGTTTTTGGTCTAGTTatgctgcttgggtggctaggaggtcatcgtacattttttttcatttgacatttttgattGGAGGCTGcgtgaatggtgcgtgggttctctTATGTCTGGTTGTAGTGGTttgaattagtcggttgttccagtaggctgggctgtctccgtttatggctttgaatagtaggcagtagaatttgaagaatATTCTTGCTTGTagagggagccagtgtgagtcgaggtatgctgctgtgatgtggtcgtatttcctcAGTGAGTTGGCAAGTCTTGGAGGTGTATTTTGTACtgttgtagttgttttatcatggttgcgggacAACGgaaatagaggatgttgcagtagtctagtacaatgtttcccaaccctgtcctggaggaccaccagccagtcgggtttttggaataaccctaatgaatatgcatgagagagatttgcatataatggaggtgacaggcatgcaaatctgccccttgcatattcattagggctatcctgaaaacctgactggctgctggtcctccaggacagggttgggaaccactggtctagtagacctaggactagggattggaccaatagctggaattgttttctgtcaaagaatttttgaacttgtcttaggtttctcatgactgtgaaTGATTTATGtatagttttgttgatttgtggctgcatggtacagcctctgtctatcagcattcccagaagttttagagtgggttgaatggggtatgtgatagaGTTTATTACAAagtttgttaaggttgggattttgctattttcgaggaggatgaattttgttttgtcaggatttagtttcagtttgtgctctttcatccatgttgctactgtttctagtgttctgtgcagtgtgtctgtcatggagggtgcTGGTTGAGATTTTGAGCGTGACAATTTAcatataggttttttttttaaatttaaactccTTGATTTGAGAGGTTctaaaaaaaggaggacagattgtgtcatccaggttttactttctttgaaagcaatggaagtaaaacccggatgtcttaatctgtcctcctttttctggactttttacaaaaaaaataattaatatttttcaaacaatgctttaatttaaatattgattaaaaaCATTACAGTCAGTATACCATACACACTCATAAACacaggagccatatggtaatctgACTGGTCGgtgtataccagtggtctcaaacttgcagcccgggggccacatgcagcccgccaggtactattttgaggccctcggtatgtttatcataatcacaaaagtaaaataaaacagtttcttgatcatatgtctctttagttataaattacaatattattattaagacttggccaaaaggaaagatttataaactataaagagttttaccgcatgcaaaattgtcatttctttaataagacattaactattttttctgtgaccctccaagtacctacaaatccaaaatgtggccctgcaaagggtttgagtttgagaccactggtgtacaccaaggactggattgagaaccattGGTGTAACACAAGGCCTCATTCACCTGTACCTTGCACACACCACAAATCTGCTCTCTCAACCTTATTCAGCCTGCCAGACAATCTGTGAGTGAACATCTAATGTATTAACATTTGTAGAAGATCGATGATACAGTGCCAACCCTTCTGCAATGCCAGCTGGTCTGCTCCCTCACAAGTTGAAATAAATTAGAAACATCCAACATGAATGACGTGGAGTGCAGTGGACAGCAGGACAGGAATCTTTTTCACTAGCAAGCCTGATACCTTTGCTGCAGCCTCTGAAGTACTTCAGTCAGTAGTCAGAGCTAATAGACCGGCTGCCAGTGCCAGTTTAACCATTAGAAAGACtagcctccccttttacaaaactatagcatggtttttagtgctggccgaggcggtaacagctccgacactcataggaattctatgagcattggagtctCTTACGtctgcggctggcactaaaaactgctacagTTTTATAGAAGGCGGGGTAGGTGGTGGCTTAGGgtgcggattcggagggggagaggcaaagagcAACTATAGTCACAATAAAACCATAGATCCTGACAGCTACACTTACTGAAAAAAATCTATCTTTTTAtgtattggaatttattaaccactttttcATGAAGACATTCACacaaagcagtttataatacaTTGAAATAAATTTTAATATTCAAAAGTGTGGAgcgacataataaaaaaaagtctaagtctgttttgggcctaaggcaCTAGTCATCCATAGTCggcagcgtccaaagtccattctcgaaaaataaaTCCCcccccaatttatttattttattttttttgagaatcgtctacttctatgtccagccgtttgatcatccagactgctaagtcatctatctttataccacattctcatcccaaaaatcgtccaagtccaaaatgcctagaacaagaccttttagatgtgggaggggtcagcaaagtgatggactggccacccagacatgacaatagtgaccagaattgaacacaatactgaaGGTAAGGTGCACCAAGGAGTAATggagaggtattataacattcttagtcttgtttaccatcacttttctaataattcctagcatcttgtttgctttcttggccaccatcgccattgggcggaaggtttcagcatattctctacaatgacacccagacctttttcttgggcactgacagggcaggattagtaggcacatgcctagggcctgaaatgatcaggggggcccgatgaaggagggcatcaacattgttttttccaatcggcgatgggcccctccagcatctatCGCCAACACGGGCCCCCCGATTGGGTACgcggcccccccatcgacggaaagtaagacaagcaagcaacgcgggtatgaaaggcaacgggaactgtaattgtgcaagcgggtgctgcttgcccaaagcttccctctgacgcagcttcctgtttccgtctgggcgcatggtggggtggggcggggtagggggcccagtgtacttgggtgcctagaggccctcaacgaattaatcctgccctgggcactgACCCCCCCAAGATAGATTAGtgtctggtaactatgatttgggttagtCTTCCCAATCTACAGACTAGAACAAAGACAAGGAGTCATGCAGAAAAGTTCAACCAAACCttcccccacccttttttttacaaaaccatagcatgtttTTTAACACCGGCCACAACGGTAACAGCTCCgtcgctcaaagaattcctatgagtgtcggagccgTTACCGCCGCAGCAGGTGCTAAAAatcgtgctacggttttgtaaaaaaggggggggggggagattattAGCAATAGTATTGGAGGGGTAAGAAATTGTGCTCCACTTTGATTgtacctctttccctttcctgtcagCTGGTTGCTGTGGTGGTTTTGGGTTTTGTGtacagaagcagtctctgaacTTGGCTGCATCAGAGAATTGCAGAACTTTCAAGCCTCGTTTCACTAGAGATGCAGCAGGGCACCTTTCACCCCAGCCCCCTAATGTTATCTCTTGTTTTCCCTTGTAGTCTCCGTGCCTGGCTCCTCGTGTTCTTTGCACCTGTGATCCCATATAGGAATGTGGCTGCACATTGACTGTGGTTTACCAAATTATGAAGCAAAAGCCTAGGAAATAGACACAACTCTCTTTCCTCCAACTCACCACAGGTTTTGCATTCTTCCTGCTAATTTGTCTTGGCCTTCAACAGGAAGGCCATAAGCTCTTTCCACTCCTCCTCCCCTCAGAAAAGGGATAGGACCATTGTGTTTGGTGCATTTGCTTTGTAAAAGTGGCCCTTAGTTAACAGGGAGATGCCTGTAGCACAAGGAAACACTGCAACTCTGTGATTATAATGGAGAGAGGTTGCGGGGGACAACTTATGCTTGCTCCTTTCTACACTATTCTTCACTAAAATCTCCCTGATATTAATAGCTTCCCTGCACAGCTTCACCATGGAGATTAAAGTGGCTAGCTTTTTTCCATCTCGCAGGGCCAAGTCTCAATCTGACGTTTTAATTAGCCGGCTTCTCTGTCAGGAAGACCatagaaagggaaaagaaaagcAGCTGGCAGGATTATAGTGTCACATTCACATTCAGGCACTGTCCATTGCCACCATCACCAAACCAACACACATATAGGCAGGATTTCCATACATAAAATTTGCCTATAATTAACTTACTGCATTTTGTGGTAGAAGTCACATGACAGACATTTGTATGCTGTTCTGCCAAGAATCTTCCTGCATCAGCCTCAGAATTGTAGGTATGGATAGATAAAATAGGCTGTCTTAACTTTATCTGGTAGCTGGCTGGTTAGTGGCCTGAATCTCATTGCAAACTGGATAGTCcaactgaggggaagattctcaagaattgtaggatatgcagaatacaaataattaaattaataaataataaataaatgttcgCAGTAAAATCTGAGAACAGCTGGCaagtcattttttaaaaaccatgcATTCAAATGAGGTTAATGGAGGGTCACAAAATTCATATGTGCCAATTGGTGATAGCAATTGGCACATGCAAATAATGTGCAAAAAAAATCCCGCTAAGCAACTCCTCCCGACACTCCCCCAGCAGTGtaagagatgcctactccctcccaccaccgctTTCGTGACCACTACAAACTCCCCTCCATGCCTCCGACAACTCCCCCTCTGCCCTCCCTTACTTTGTTTACAAAAGCCGGCTGGAGGGATATCTACCCCCCTCtgaccagcaggcctgcctcttcaaattggtgggccttcccttccctggtgcatccagGAATGTGCCACGGAGGGGcctagggctctgattggcccaggttgctttaAGCTCCTCCTATGGGCGGCAAATTTTTCTggcaaaccttactttcctgtcaatgcctgagccaattagtgctcaggcactgaccagaaagtaaggctaagacagctcagacctgccagaaaattttgcttgcAGATGGAGGTATCACCTGGCGATAATAGAGAATCGCCCGGAGCgctcctttaaatattaatgacctcactgtaatacatttgcatggcagagacgctaggaagctcagaaaagaccacggcaagctgttttgataatccgccgctaaaatacatgaacgCTGATCCAGATAGAACCGGCTTAGTGACCACGTTAAAGggttgagaatcttcccctgactGTTCAGCAGCAGCACCACGCTCTGCTCAGTGTACAGTATcagtgaagaaagcaaatagagtgtTAGGAATTAGTTaagaaatgaaaaacaaaaaatgagaatgttctaaagtctttgtatcactccatggtgcgacttcatctTGAATACTATGtagaattctggtcactgcatcttggaaaaaatatagcagaattagaaaaggtacagagaagggcaatgaaaatgataaaggggatgaaatgaCTTTCCTATGAGTAAAGGCTAAAGGtacaagggctcttcagcttagaaaagagatggctcaggggagatacgatagaagtttataaaatactgagtggagtggatcaGGTAGACCTGAATCACATGTTCACTCTATcaaaaaaaatactaggaccagggtGCATGCAATAAAACTacaaagtagtaaatttaaaacaaatcagagaaaatatttcttcactcaaagtgtaactaaattctggaatttgctgccatagaaagtggtaaaatcagttagctttgcagTGTTTAAAagagatttggacaatttcctaaaaggaaagtccataagccgttacaatggacttgggaaaatccactgttcatttctaggataagcagcaaaataATCTAGTTTACTCTTTTGAAATCTTGCCAGttacttgtgtcctggattggccactattgtaGGGGTACCGTATGACTCCAGAAAAGGAGGATGaaatgagacatccaggttttacttccattgatgtctcaatccgttctcctacactattggaaacaggatattgggcttgatggacctttggtctgctcAACatgacaatgcttatgttcttattcagatAATGAGGTTGAAAATTAAATTTTCTTCCCCCTAGTGGCGGgtgtaaaaaaaaacactgattgcCTCTTTCCACCGGTTCTGGGTCCTGAACGTACCCGGTGTGCGCGAGCTCTTCCCCACCACCCTGTGCCAGGATGCGCTACATTGCAGCTTACCTTTCGGCTGTACTCAGCGGCAATGAATGCCCCAATTCTAAGGACTTGAAGAAGATCCTGGACAGCGTTGGCATTGAAACAGATGACGAGCACATCAACAAGGTTATCAACGAACTGAATGGTAAAAATATTGAGGAAGTCATTGCCCAGGGGAATGGAAAGCTTGCCAGTATGCCTGCTGGTGGTGCTATAGTTGTCTCAGTTGGTGCCAGTTCTGCTGCTGAGAAGAAGGTAGAGAAAGAAGAATCTGATGATGACATGGGATGTGGTCTTTTTCACTAAATGTTGCTACAGCAAAGTTATTAAAAgcattttgttttaaaaaaaaaaaaaaccccacaaaacatTGATTGTTACAGACTCAGTATTGGGGGTAATGTTTTCAAAGAGTCCCAAACCAAGGCCTCATAGCCACATAAGTAAATATGCCACACTAAAGTAAAAACTCTATTTTTCAAAAGCAGAGGGACACCTAtgtgggtttggtttttttaatcatttttttgtcCTTTGGTGATAGTGCTGTTTTAAGAAATAGTTCCTGGTTGGGGTGCTCTGAGGTCCTGGAAGACTAACTCAGAATagcgcaaactgtgtgctgtggcacacgagttttcaggtgtgccatgagatgctGGGGTGGAGGAAAAGAGGCGCCTGCACCACCTGGCCGCCTACAGAACATGCCTCTCGCGGCAAAAAgcatatcctgtaggcagtcagctgccgCCAGCTCCTCTCCATGCTTCTACTTTTTCTGCACCCTCCCACTGACGGCTCAGGGCTGCGTCTGAAGGGCCTCCCACGTGTGCATGGATGTCGACAGGATAACATCACGCATCGCGTTGATGTccgtgcacttccaggtgccctcGAGCTGCGACTGCCAGTTTAGCGTGCCATGGCTCGCAAAGTTTGCAAGATACTGCTCTAACTTCTCACTATCTTCATCGCCACCCATTACTATGGACAGATGGACATGAGCGAAGCAAGCGAAGCCACAGCACCATGTCCAATAGCTAGAGTTAATTGCTTCCATCTAGGCAGCAAGGCGTTCTTGCAGGAAGTTCATAAAACTTTTGTACaagaggtgattttttttttaaaggctggaTCATGCATGCTGATTTGTGGTTATGAAGCGTTGGTTTATTCCGTGCACCTGCCTATGTTACAATAGAAGGTCACAGAGATACCATGGGAGAAGGGGAACAGAGGAGGATGAGAGAGGGTGAGAATGCAGAAAcctacaggaggaggaggagggaggggagaggtaaGAGCTGCTCtggaaggggaaaagagagagcgtttgggaagggagagacagagagatcagCAGCTTCTGGCAGTCTCACAAGCTCTTGACAGTCCCACTGCACCTAACTGTGTTTTAAATGCGGCTCTTAGTTAATGGTCTTAGTTAATGGTTCATGGACGGAATGTTTTATGCTCGACATCTTCCTGTGCATATTTACTTTACCCATTTGTAACAGCCTCAGCAATAATAATTCCTTTTTCATGGCTATAAAGTGATATGAGCTGAATTTAAAAAGCTAAATAGAAGCAAAGAGATAAAGACACAAGGGAAAATATAGCAAGTAATATAATCCAGAGAGGGGTGGTATGGGATCAACGTGTATAGGAAGAGAGATTTATGACTAAGGAGAAGGCAGACAGTATAGAAAAGAGGGATGATGCAGATCGAGCGAGACTAAGGCCATGAAAGAAAAAGGGCACCCAAAGTCAGTGAAGAGAGGGGCTACGGCAGGGGTAATAAAGTCCCTCCTCgcgggccgtaatccagtcgggttttcaggatttccccaatgaatacgcatgagatctatcagcagtgcatgcaaatagatctcatgcatattcattggggaaatcctgaaaacccaactggattgcggccctcgagcagggactttgacacccctccccctcccccggtcTACAGAGTATAGTAAAGCGAAAAGAAAATGCACCAGGTGAAATGGCAAAAGAAGATCTTGGGTGAGTATCCAGACCAGTGAAGCCAAGtttgattttcaggatatcctagAAGAATATTCATGAATGTCATCTGCATGCCATCGTGACTCTTGTTCATAGCCTAATCTTATCCAGTGGTGGCACTTCAGGGGCCCAGAGTTTGCTGTCTTTGAGAAAGATCATGGAAAAGCAGCTGATcagtgggtgggaagggagaagATACTCCAGAAAGGGAAAGGATGGGTGAACCGGGATGAGCAGAGACACTTTATACTAGTGGTTAGCGTggctacctcagcaccctgaggttgagagtttgattcccactgcagctgtttgtgactctgggcaagtcacttaacacttcattgcccaaggtacaaaataaatatgtaaaccacacagaTAAAGCAGTATAAAAGTGCCACCCCCTTTAACTTCCATACagatgaatagttaagctctggaacgcattgccagaggttgtggtaagagcggatagcatagttggttttaagaacggtttagacaatttcctggaggaaaagtccatagtctgttattgagatagatatgggggaagcgactgcttgtcctggatcggtagcatgggatgttgctactctttggggttttaccaggtattagtgacctggattggccactgtgaggacaggatactgggctagatggaccagtaaggctatttttatgttcttatgttagttaaaacctttttcttaaaaaaaacaaaactgaatgAAGAAACGAGTCTGCCTGaatttcaaagtgatttaaatagaGAGGCTCCAGGCTGTTTAAATCTCTTGCTTGGACCTGACTGCAAATATTCAGCGGCATTTAAACCAGATTGTATCGCTGAATAATCGCAGTTAGCGTCTAAGCCGAACCTGGCTAATTTGTGGGCAGAGCTGGCCCTTACGCAGTTATGTGCCAATGTTTAGCACGTAAAATACATAAGATAACCACATAAATTGGGCCCAACAAAAGTTGCCGTATCTTTAGGAGGTTCAGTactaaatattgcacttaactgcataagtgtTAGCCCATCACATATGCCTGGATATTCAAAACTGGAGCCCagatatggcccagcattgaatacctAGAATAAAGTCACTGCCAGCCAAAAGTATGCTCACTACCACTAGCGGAATATCAGCCAGAATGGACTGGTCGAACACAAATGCAGCAACCGCAAAGACACAGGTAACAGCTCTGAAAAGACTAGTATATTGtagtgttaccatatggctccagaaaaaaagaggacggattgagacatctgggttttacttccattgc encodes:
- the LOC117365501 gene encoding 60S acidic ribosomal protein P2-like, producing MRYIAAYLSAVLSGNECPNSKDLKKILDSVGIETDDEHINKVINELNGKNIEEVIAQGNGKLASMPAGGAIVVSVGASSAAEKKVEKEESDDDMGCGLFH